The Euleptes europaea isolate rEulEur1 chromosome 2, rEulEur1.hap1, whole genome shotgun sequence genome has a segment encoding these proteins:
- the GDF5 gene encoding growth/differentiation factor 5, translating into MKILHFLTLLLWHFTWFHPAFFFSALSPAEASQGNPGPKLGLSKVDGKERNPVPRAGTLRTGSHGYSAGNAKPRTKSNSAQAGPLLAKTGDSKKTPHRAGSTDKKVGQSTHRQSGIRTVTPKVQNLGSKGPLKKPGTGNLDASSYKAKKTKEPIAQKDSKDAFRHPAITPHEYMLSLYRTLSDAERKGVNGSVKLETGLANTITSFIDKGQDDRTPAVKKQKYIFDISALEKDGLLGAELRILRKKPSDTWKSHSHGKTCQVKLFSCSTNRQASILLDSRTVNIMDTAKWEVFDIWKLFRNFKNSANLCFELEAFERGRPIDLRTVGFNRTGRQVNEKALFLVFGRTKKRDLFFNEIKARSGQDDKTVYEYLFNQRRKRRAPLATRQGKRPNKNLKARCSKKALHVNFKDMGWDDWIIAPLEYEAYHCEGLCEFPLRSHLEPTNHAVIQTLMNSMDPESTPPTCCVPTRLSPISILFIDSANNVVYKQYEDMVVESCGCR; encoded by the exons ATGAAAATCCTGCACTTTCTTACTTTATTGCTTTGGCACTTTACTTGGTTTCACcctgctttctttttctcagcacTGAGCCCTGCTGAAGCAAGTCAAGGTAATCCCGGACCCAAATTAGGATTGTCAAAAGTAGATGGAAAAGAGAGGAACCCTGTGCCAAGGGCAGGTACCCTTAGAACGGGAAGCCATGGATACAGTGCTGGGAATGCAAAGCCAAGGACGAAAAGCAATAGCGCTCAAGCTGGACCGCTCTTGGCAAAGACTGGTGACTCAAAGAAGACTCCCCATAGGGCAGGGAGCACAGACAAAAAGGTAGGACAGTCGACACACAGACAATCAGGAATAAGAACCGTGACCCCAAAGGTTCAGAACTTGGGCAGCAAGGGCCCACTGAAGAAACCTGGTACAGGGAATTTGGATGCCAGTTCCTACAAAGCCAAAAAGACTAAAGAACCTATTGCCCAAAAGGACTCTAAGGATGCGTTCAGACATCCTGCTATCACACCACATGAGTACATGCTCTCCTTATACAGGACTCTTTCTGATGCGGAACGGAAAGGCGTTAACGGAAGTGTCAAACTGGAAACAGGACTAGCAAACACTATCACTAGCTTCATAGACAAAGGACAAG aTGATCGAACTCCAGCTGTTAAAAAGCAGAAATACATTTTTGACATCAGTGCATTAGAAAAAGATGGCTTATTAGGGGCCGAACTGCGCATTTTAAGGAAAAAACCTTCTGACACTTGGAAGTCGCATTCGCATGGGAAAACATGTCAAGTGAAATTATTCAGCTGCTCCACAAACAGGCAAGCTTCCATCCTCTTGGACTCTCGGACAGTCAATATCATGGACACAGCAAAATGGGAAGTGTTTGATATTTGGAAACTTTTTAGGAATTTTAAAAACTCTGCTAACTTGTGTTTTGAACTGGAGGCTTTTGAAAGGGGGAGGCCTATTGATTTAAGGACTGTGGGGTTCAATAGAACAGGGAGGCAAGTCAATGAAAAGGCTCTCTTCTTAGTATTTGGTAGGACAAAGAAAAGAGACTTATTCTTCAATGAAATAAAGGCCAGGTCTGGCCAGGATGACAAAACGGTATATGAATACCTATTCAAtcaaagaagaaagagaagggctCCTTTAGCAACTCGACAAGGAAAGAGGCCCAACAAGAATCTAAAGGCCAGGTGTAGTAAAAAAGCACTCCATGTAAATTTTAAGGATATGGGCTGGGATGACTGGATAATAGCCCCACTGGAGTACGAAGCTTATCATTGTGAAGGACTTTGTGAATTTCCTCTTCGGTCTCATCTGGAACCCACCAATCATGCTGTTATCCAAACTTTAATGAACTCAATGGACCCAGAGTCAACCCCTCCAACTTGCTGTGTTCCAACTAGGCTGAGTCCTATTAGCATTCTGTTTATTGACTCAGCTAATAATGTAGTCTACAAACAGTATGAAGACATGGTAGTGGAGTCATGTGGCTGTAGGTAG